A window from Athalia rosae chromosome 5, iyAthRosa1.1, whole genome shotgun sequence encodes these proteins:
- the LOC105684049 gene encoding fibrillin-3 isoform X4, giving the protein MAFPGRSDAELLRNYFWLLLLLPATATAVQGLKNQTHLKSSFDIFSTDVGSIFGMEPQMESQFEHCCGLGSSWASEGLKCDSFSGPVPGVAAVEQGLCLSAVDICCVKAYHEKQCESGKSAARAGLACVVSSAPGGTYHRDCCEGCKLGILTGSMGQGCAFKRFAFGRPWDPAFIECCHEALPSTTELFSSPGSSSSYYDPSKSTTDTTDLSPSTGSSFSPTPKLDDICELMKGLLCSDICIPSPGSYKCACRKGFTLLGDGKTCRQNNPTDRCKQDNPCQHRCTDTGDAVLCSCNPGYVLSKDKHSCELKNTSTTPKDEDEDSDFRCPEGYRYKSSTQVCDDIDECATERHNCTGPLLECVNLPATYRCDCKNGFELNMTTFECQDVDECVRGLTKCSNGERCVNTVGGHHCAPACPLGFQPDPLVESLCQDIDECESGLHSCPADSYVCVNTNGSYVCDVAAPCPSGFKRDAASGECVDVDECLEGPGCREHERCVNSAGSYDCAPLCGTGWLFSTLTKSCQDVDECLLGRHNCPQNSHSCRNTNGSFVCDPVRPCRNGYRRSQDGGGGGDCADVDECAENVHNCLLARHQYCVNRIGGYECVVRYPACERGYEFSMESGKCQDIDECESNQHACDPAKSETCFNVPGSYRCDRPRVQIPRQQPACPAGYAYDPQWRRCLDIDECAEKSHTCGDEQCFNQPGGFTCARSPTPLPRSSSNRCAPGSRYTRTGCQDIDECTEVEDACSSNEQCANTLGSYLCTCKAGFSRDPITQACVDVNECQIQSHDCLPTQRCDNTLGSYTCVRFLNCGTGYTLNAASEICEDDDECALGTHDCGAGYHCRNTFGSYRCDRIPRYSVTTSSSRSHRFYPIPVVAATTVRQPVLVRPSTTVQTPQVNCPPGFKTYSGQCVDDNECSRSPSPCSGTHRCVNTVGSFRCVPQVVCGPGYRSDGAEHPRCTDVDECAENIHECGAKQTCLNRPGGYLCSCPSGFVVGPDKDCVDVDECALYSGNVCGSNSKCENTVGSYRCVCAIGFKSLGETSCQDVNECEDSPNVCQHKCTNVWGSYRCSCKPGFRLNIDNRSCSDIDECQEFRDLCIGICQNTPGSYSCQCPSGYRLGSDRRTCQDIDECASGQVCRSPDEMCQNTRGHYRCNRIDCPAGYHRDTERKNRCLRSNRYCQTGDLACLRSPSHYSFNFITFVSMLPIPETGQLELFTMRGTGHFDTTVQFHMALIEVKAPPGVQRATESCFKLRRPSHSQAVIVLTQSLQGPQEIELDVSMEIYNSQLFAGNVIAKLFIFVSDYEF; this is encoded by the exons ATGGCCTTCCCCGGAAGGAGTGACGCCGAACTACTCCGGAATTATTTCTGGCTTCTGCTACTCTTACCAG CAACGGCTACTGCAGTCCagggattaaaaaatcaaacgcaTCTCAAATCgtctttcgacattttttcaacggacgTAGGATCGATTTTCGGAATGGAACCGCAAATGGAATCGCAGTTCGAACATTGCTGCGGTCTGGGCTCGTCCTGGGCCAGCGAAGGGCTGAAATGCGACTCCTTCAGCGGTCCGGTTCCTGGCGTGGCTGCGGTCGAACAAGGACTTTGTCTCTCCGCGGTGGACATCTGTTGCGTTAAAGCTTATCACGAGAAGCAATGCGAGTCGGGGAAAAGCGCAGCCCGAGCCGGGCTGGCCTGCGTTGTGAGTTCAGCACCCGGGGGAACTTACCACAGAGATTGTTGCGAGGGATGCAAATTAG GAATCCTGACGGGCTCCATGGGCCAGGGTTGCGCGTTCAAGAGATTCGCCTTCGGAAGGCCTTGGGACCCCGCATTCATAGAATGTTGTCACGAAGCGCTGCCGAGCACCACGGAACTCTTCAGTTCACCGGGCTCGAGCAGTTCGTATTACGATCCTTCCAAATCGACCACGGATACAACCGATCTTTCACCTTCGACCGGTTCGTCCTTCAGCCCAACTCCGA AACTGGACGACATTTGTGAACTGATGAAGGGACTCCTCTGCTCCGATATTTGCATACCGTCGCCAGGATCCTACAAATGCGCCTGTCGGAAAGGCTTCACTCTTCTAGGGGACGGAAAAACGTGTAGACAAAATAACCCCACTGACAG ATGCAAGCAAGATAATCCTTGCCAACATCGTTGCACGGATACCGGCGACGCCGTACTCTGCAGTTGCAATCCCGGTTACGTATTATCGAAAGACAAGCACTCTTGCGAATTGAAAAACACTTCCACTACTCCGaaggacgaggacgaagaCTCTGATTTCAGATGTCCCGAGGGTTACCGGTACAAATCATCGACTCAGGTTTGCGACG ACATCGACGAGTGCGCCACGGAACGTCACAATTGCACGGGACCGTTGCTCGAGTGCGTCAACTTGCCGGCTACCTACCGATGCGATTGCAAAAACGGTTTCGAACTGAACATGACCACCTTCGAATGCCAAG ACGTCGACGAGTGCGTCCGCGGCCTGACGAAATGCAGCAACGGCGAACGTTGCGTGAACACCGTCGGTGGCCATCACTGCGCCCCAGCGTGCCCGCTGGGCTTCCAGCCGGATCCGCTGGTGGAATCGCTCTGCCAGGACATCGACGAGTGCGAGTCGGGACTCCACTCTTGTCCCGCTGACTCTTACGTCTGCGTGAACACGAACGGTTCGTACGTTTGCGACGTGGCGGCCCCGTGTCCTTCCGGTTTCAAAAGAGACGCGGCGTCCGGCGAGtgcgtcgacgtcgacgagtgTCTGGAGGGTCCCGGATGCCGGGAGCACGAACGTTGCGTGAATTCCGCTGGTAGCTACGACTGCGCTCCGCTCTGCGGAACGGGTTGGCTGTTCAGCACGCTGACGAAGAGCTGTCAGGACGTCGACGAGTGTCTGTTGGGCCGTCACAACTGTCCCCAGAATTCTCACAGTTGCCGTAACACGAACGGATCGTTCGTCTGCGATCCGGTGAGACCTTGCCGCAACGGTTACAGGAGATCGCaggacggcggcggcggcggcgattGCGCGGACGTCGACGAGTGCGCGGAAAACGTTCACAACTGTCTGTTGGCGAGACACCAGTACTGCGTGAACAGGATAGGCGGTTACGAGTGCGTGGTGAGGTATCCGGCCTGCGAGAGGGGATACGAATTCTCGATGGAGAGCGGCAAGTGCCAGGACATAGACGAGTGCGAGAGCAATCAGCACGCCTGCGATCCGGCGAAGAGCGAAACCTGCTTCAACGTACCCGGATCGTACAGGTGCGACAGACCGCGGGTACAGATACCGCGTCAACAACCCGCCTGTCCGGCCGGATACGCCTACGATCCGCAGTGGAGACGGTGCCTGG acatcgACGAGTGCGCGGAAAAATCGCACACCTGCGGCGACGAGCAGTGTTTCAATCAACCGGGCGGTTTCACCTGCGCGAGATCGCCGACCCCCTTGCCACGCTCGTCGTCCAACAGATGCGCACCGGGTTCGCGTTACACGCGCACCGGTTGTCAGGACATCGACGAGTGCACGGAGGTAGAGGACGCTTGCTCCAGCAACGAACAGTGCGCCAACACGCTCGGCAGTTACCTGTGCACTTGCAAAGCTGGTTTCTCGAGGGATCCGATAACCCAGGCCTGCGTGGACGTCAACGAGTGTCAGATCCAGAGTCACGACTGTCTGCCCACTCAGAGGTGCGACAACACACTGGGAAGTTACACCTGCGTCAGATTCCTGAACTGCGGCACCGGTTACACCCTGAACGCCGCCTCGGAGATAtgcgaggacgacgacgagtgcGCTCTGGGTACCCACGACTGCGGCGCCGGTTACCACTGCAGAAACACTTTCGGATCGTACCGCTGCGACAGGATACCGAG GTACTCCGTGACGACGTCATCGTCCAGATCGCACAGATTCTACCCGATTCCGGTGGTGGCCGCCACCACCGTCCGTCAGCCGGTGCTGGTCAGGCCCTCGACGACCGTCCAAACCCCCCAAGTCAACTGTCCGCCGGGTTTCAAGACCTACAGCGGACAGTGCGTGGACGATAACGAGTGCTCGCGTTCGCCGAGTCCTTGCAGCGGTACGCACAGGTGCGTGAACACCGTGGGTTCGTTCAGGTGCGTACCTCAGGTTGTCTGCGGTCCGGGTTACAGATCGGACGGCGCCGAACACCCGAGGTGCACGGACGTCGACGAGTGCGCCGAAAATATCCACGAGTGCGGTGCGAAGCAGACTTGCCTGAATCGTCCCGGGGGCTACTTGTGCTCCTGTCCGAGCGGGTTCGTGGTGGGACCGGACAAGGACTGCGTGGACGTGGACGAGTGCGCTCTGTACTCCGGGAACGTTTGCGGCTCGAACAGCAAGTGCGAGAACACGGTGGGCTCGTATCGTTGCGTGTGCGCAATCGGTTTCAAAAGTCTCGGCGAAACGTCGTGCCAGGACGTCAACGAGTGCGAGGATAGTCCCAACGTGTGTCAGCACAAATGCACCAACGTTTGGGGCTCCTACAGGTGCAGCTGCAAGCCGGGATTCAGACTGAACATCGACAACAGGTCGTGTTCCGACATCGACGAGTGCCAGGAGTTCAGGGATCTGTGCATAGGGATATGTCAGAACACTCCGGGTAGCTACAGTTGCCAGTGTCCGAGCGGTTACAGGCTCGGTAGCGACCGCAGGACCTGCCAAG acatCGACGAATGCGCCTCCGGTCAGGTCTGCCGAAGTCCCGACGAGATGTGCCAGAACACCAGGGGACATTACAGGTGCAACAGGATAGACTGTCCCGCGGGATACCACAGGGACACCGAGAGGAAGAA TCGGTGTTTGCGCAGCAACCGGTACTGTCAGACCGGTGATTTGGCCTGTCTGCGATCACCGTCTCACTACTCGTTCAACTTCATAACGTTCGTCAGCATGCTGCCGATACCTGAAACCGGCCAGTTGGAACTGTTCACGATGCGGGGCACCGGGCATTTCGACACCACCGTACAATTTCACATGGCGTTGATAGAGGTGAAGGCGCCGCCGGGCGTCCAGAGGGCCACCGAGAGTTGCTTCAAACTTAGGAGACCCTCGCATTCGCAGGCGGTGATCGTGTTGACCCAGAGTCTTCAGGGGCCTCAAGAGATCGAGCTGGACGTAAGCATGGAGATTTACAACAGTCAGTTGTTCGCAGGTAACGTGATTGCCAAGTTGTTCATTTTTGTGTCGGATTACGAGTTTTAA
- the LOC105684049 gene encoding fibrillin-1 isoform X1 yields MAFPGRSDAELLRNYFWLLLLLPATATAVQGLKNQTHLKSSFDIFSTDVGSIFGMEPQMESQFEHCCGLGSSWASEGLKCDSFSGPVPGVAAVEQGLCLSAVDICCVKAYHEKQCESGKSAARAGLACVVSSAPGGTYHRDCCEGCKLGILTGSMGQGCAFKRFAFGRPWDPAFIECCHEALPSTTELFSSPGSSSSYYDPSKSTTDTTDLSPSTGSSFSPTPKLDDICELMKGLLCSDICIPSPGSYKCACRKGFTLLGDGKTCRQNNPTDRCKQDNPCQHRCTDTGDAVLCSCNPGYVLSKDKHSCELKNTSTTPKDEDEDSDFRCPEGYRYKSSTQVCDDVDECEKNVCQTGERCENTIGSYKCITGNPKTTTFYGNCPPGYAWETEESLCVDIDECDEMPEACDKETHVCLNTQGSFTCHELSGTGPRSCPAGLKFDPQELRCKDVDECAEGIHGCSDDTEVCRNTDGAYECDLKCETGFAFNVNVGSCVDVDECLKNGDLLCPSPGSRCANTLGSYKCLESDKIQPESSAGRSARGCLAGYKPVGSGIDGCTDVDECAEALHACNPNREKCVNLVGSYRCDPIASRAYPNDSVGRDTASDEDEFESNGYRDYPSMERTSAPADRSEDVSAAAEPTCLPGYEYNYRTERCNDIDECATERHNCTGPLLECVNLPATYRCDCKNGFELNMTTFECQDVDECVRGLTKCSNGERCVNTVGGHHCAPACPLGFQPDPLVESLCQDIDECESGLHSCPADSYVCVNTNGSYVCDVAAPCPSGFKRDAASGECVDVDECLEGPGCREHERCVNSAGSYDCAPLCGTGWLFSTLTKSCQDVDECLLGRHNCPQNSHSCRNTNGSFVCDPVRPCRNGYRRSQDGGGGGDCADVDECAENVHNCLLARHQYCVNRIGGYECVVRYPACERGYEFSMESGKCQDIDECESNQHACDPAKSETCFNVPGSYRCDRPRVQIPRQQPACPAGYAYDPQWRRCLDIDECAEKSHTCGDEQCFNQPGGFTCARSPTPLPRSSSNRCAPGSRYTRTGCQDIDECTEVEDACSSNEQCANTLGSYLCTCKAGFSRDPITQACVDVNECQIQSHDCLPTQRCDNTLGSYTCVRFLNCGTGYTLNAASEICEDDDECALGTHDCGAGYHCRNTFGSYRCDRIPRYSVTTSSSRSHRFYPIPVVAATTVRQPVLVRPSTTVQTPQVNCPPGFKTYSGQCVDDNECSRSPSPCSGTHRCVNTVGSFRCVPQVVCGPGYRSDGAEHPRCTDVDECAENIHECGAKQTCLNRPGGYLCSCPSGFVVGPDKDCVDVDECALYSGNVCGSNSKCENTVGSYRCVCAIGFKSLGETSCQDVNECEDSPNVCQHKCTNVWGSYRCSCKPGFRLNIDNRSCSDIDECQEFRDLCIGICQNTPGSYSCQCPSGYRLGSDRRTCQDIDECASGQVCRSPDEMCQNTRGHYRCNRIDCPAGYHRDTERKNRCLRSNRYCQTGDLACLRSPSHYSFNFITFVSMLPIPETGQLELFTMRGTGHFDTTVQFHMALIEVKAPPGVQRATESCFKLRRPSHSQAVIVLTQSLQGPQEIELDVSMEIYNSQLFAGNVIAKLFIFVSDYEF; encoded by the exons ATGGCCTTCCCCGGAAGGAGTGACGCCGAACTACTCCGGAATTATTTCTGGCTTCTGCTACTCTTACCAG CAACGGCTACTGCAGTCCagggattaaaaaatcaaacgcaTCTCAAATCgtctttcgacattttttcaacggacgTAGGATCGATTTTCGGAATGGAACCGCAAATGGAATCGCAGTTCGAACATTGCTGCGGTCTGGGCTCGTCCTGGGCCAGCGAAGGGCTGAAATGCGACTCCTTCAGCGGTCCGGTTCCTGGCGTGGCTGCGGTCGAACAAGGACTTTGTCTCTCCGCGGTGGACATCTGTTGCGTTAAAGCTTATCACGAGAAGCAATGCGAGTCGGGGAAAAGCGCAGCCCGAGCCGGGCTGGCCTGCGTTGTGAGTTCAGCACCCGGGGGAACTTACCACAGAGATTGTTGCGAGGGATGCAAATTAG GAATCCTGACGGGCTCCATGGGCCAGGGTTGCGCGTTCAAGAGATTCGCCTTCGGAAGGCCTTGGGACCCCGCATTCATAGAATGTTGTCACGAAGCGCTGCCGAGCACCACGGAACTCTTCAGTTCACCGGGCTCGAGCAGTTCGTATTACGATCCTTCCAAATCGACCACGGATACAACCGATCTTTCACCTTCGACCGGTTCGTCCTTCAGCCCAACTCCGA AACTGGACGACATTTGTGAACTGATGAAGGGACTCCTCTGCTCCGATATTTGCATACCGTCGCCAGGATCCTACAAATGCGCCTGTCGGAAAGGCTTCACTCTTCTAGGGGACGGAAAAACGTGTAGACAAAATAACCCCACTGACAG ATGCAAGCAAGATAATCCTTGCCAACATCGTTGCACGGATACCGGCGACGCCGTACTCTGCAGTTGCAATCCCGGTTACGTATTATCGAAAGACAAGCACTCTTGCGAATTGAAAAACACTTCCACTACTCCGaaggacgaggacgaagaCTCTGATTTCAGATGTCCCGAGGGTTACCGGTACAAATCATCGACTCAGGTTTGCGACG ACGTTGAtgagtgtgaaaaaaatgtttgccaAACCGGCGAGCGTTGCGAGAATACCATAGGCTCGTACAAATGCATTACCGGAAATCCGAAAACTACAACGTTCTACGGGAACTGCCCACCCGGCTACGCCTGGGAGACGGAAGAATCTCTTTGCGTAg ACATCGACGAGTGTGACGAAATGCCGGAGGCTTGCGACAAAGAAACGCACGTCTGTTTGAACACTCAGGGAAGCTTCACTTGCCACGAACTCAGCGGTACCGGTCCAAGGTCGTGCCCCGCCGGTCTGAAATTCGACCCTCAGGAACTCCGGTGCAAAG ACGTCGACGAATGCGCCGAAGGGATCCACGGTTGTTCCGACGATACCGAAGTATGTCGGAACACCGACGGCGCCTACGAATGCGATTTGAAATGCGAAACGGGTTTCGCGTTCAACGTCAACGTCGGCAGCTGCGTCG ACGTCGACGAGTGTCTGAAAAACGGCGACCTCCTCTGCCCCAGCCCCGGCTCGAGGTGCGCCAACACCCTCGGAAGTTACAAGTGCTTAGAGAGCGACAAAATTCAGCCGGAATCGTCGGCGGGACGTTCGGCTCGCGGTTGCCTCGCCGGTTACAAACCCGTGGGATCCGGTATCGACGGTTGCACGGACGTGGACGAGTGCGCCGAGGCTCTTCACGCCTGTAACCCGAATCGCGAGAAATGCGTGAACCTCGTAGGCAGCTACAGATGCGACCCGATAGCCAGTAGGGCCTATCCGAACGACTCCGTTGGCCGGGACACCGCATCCGACGAGGACGAATTCGAGTCCAACGGCTACCGGGATTATCCTTCCATGGAGAGAACGAGCGCCCCGGCGGACAGGAGCGAGGACGTCTCGGCCGCCGCCGAGCCCACCTGTCTCCCTGGGTACGAGTACAACTACCGGACGGAGAGGTGCAACG ACATCGACGAGTGCGCCACGGAACGTCACAATTGCACGGGACCGTTGCTCGAGTGCGTCAACTTGCCGGCTACCTACCGATGCGATTGCAAAAACGGTTTCGAACTGAACATGACCACCTTCGAATGCCAAG ACGTCGACGAGTGCGTCCGCGGCCTGACGAAATGCAGCAACGGCGAACGTTGCGTGAACACCGTCGGTGGCCATCACTGCGCCCCAGCGTGCCCGCTGGGCTTCCAGCCGGATCCGCTGGTGGAATCGCTCTGCCAGGACATCGACGAGTGCGAGTCGGGACTCCACTCTTGTCCCGCTGACTCTTACGTCTGCGTGAACACGAACGGTTCGTACGTTTGCGACGTGGCGGCCCCGTGTCCTTCCGGTTTCAAAAGAGACGCGGCGTCCGGCGAGtgcgtcgacgtcgacgagtgTCTGGAGGGTCCCGGATGCCGGGAGCACGAACGTTGCGTGAATTCCGCTGGTAGCTACGACTGCGCTCCGCTCTGCGGAACGGGTTGGCTGTTCAGCACGCTGACGAAGAGCTGTCAGGACGTCGACGAGTGTCTGTTGGGCCGTCACAACTGTCCCCAGAATTCTCACAGTTGCCGTAACACGAACGGATCGTTCGTCTGCGATCCGGTGAGACCTTGCCGCAACGGTTACAGGAGATCGCaggacggcggcggcggcggcgattGCGCGGACGTCGACGAGTGCGCGGAAAACGTTCACAACTGTCTGTTGGCGAGACACCAGTACTGCGTGAACAGGATAGGCGGTTACGAGTGCGTGGTGAGGTATCCGGCCTGCGAGAGGGGATACGAATTCTCGATGGAGAGCGGCAAGTGCCAGGACATAGACGAGTGCGAGAGCAATCAGCACGCCTGCGATCCGGCGAAGAGCGAAACCTGCTTCAACGTACCCGGATCGTACAGGTGCGACAGACCGCGGGTACAGATACCGCGTCAACAACCCGCCTGTCCGGCCGGATACGCCTACGATCCGCAGTGGAGACGGTGCCTGG acatcgACGAGTGCGCGGAAAAATCGCACACCTGCGGCGACGAGCAGTGTTTCAATCAACCGGGCGGTTTCACCTGCGCGAGATCGCCGACCCCCTTGCCACGCTCGTCGTCCAACAGATGCGCACCGGGTTCGCGTTACACGCGCACCGGTTGTCAGGACATCGACGAGTGCACGGAGGTAGAGGACGCTTGCTCCAGCAACGAACAGTGCGCCAACACGCTCGGCAGTTACCTGTGCACTTGCAAAGCTGGTTTCTCGAGGGATCCGATAACCCAGGCCTGCGTGGACGTCAACGAGTGTCAGATCCAGAGTCACGACTGTCTGCCCACTCAGAGGTGCGACAACACACTGGGAAGTTACACCTGCGTCAGATTCCTGAACTGCGGCACCGGTTACACCCTGAACGCCGCCTCGGAGATAtgcgaggacgacgacgagtgcGCTCTGGGTACCCACGACTGCGGCGCCGGTTACCACTGCAGAAACACTTTCGGATCGTACCGCTGCGACAGGATACCGAG GTACTCCGTGACGACGTCATCGTCCAGATCGCACAGATTCTACCCGATTCCGGTGGTGGCCGCCACCACCGTCCGTCAGCCGGTGCTGGTCAGGCCCTCGACGACCGTCCAAACCCCCCAAGTCAACTGTCCGCCGGGTTTCAAGACCTACAGCGGACAGTGCGTGGACGATAACGAGTGCTCGCGTTCGCCGAGTCCTTGCAGCGGTACGCACAGGTGCGTGAACACCGTGGGTTCGTTCAGGTGCGTACCTCAGGTTGTCTGCGGTCCGGGTTACAGATCGGACGGCGCCGAACACCCGAGGTGCACGGACGTCGACGAGTGCGCCGAAAATATCCACGAGTGCGGTGCGAAGCAGACTTGCCTGAATCGTCCCGGGGGCTACTTGTGCTCCTGTCCGAGCGGGTTCGTGGTGGGACCGGACAAGGACTGCGTGGACGTGGACGAGTGCGCTCTGTACTCCGGGAACGTTTGCGGCTCGAACAGCAAGTGCGAGAACACGGTGGGCTCGTATCGTTGCGTGTGCGCAATCGGTTTCAAAAGTCTCGGCGAAACGTCGTGCCAGGACGTCAACGAGTGCGAGGATAGTCCCAACGTGTGTCAGCACAAATGCACCAACGTTTGGGGCTCCTACAGGTGCAGCTGCAAGCCGGGATTCAGACTGAACATCGACAACAGGTCGTGTTCCGACATCGACGAGTGCCAGGAGTTCAGGGATCTGTGCATAGGGATATGTCAGAACACTCCGGGTAGCTACAGTTGCCAGTGTCCGAGCGGTTACAGGCTCGGTAGCGACCGCAGGACCTGCCAAG acatCGACGAATGCGCCTCCGGTCAGGTCTGCCGAAGTCCCGACGAGATGTGCCAGAACACCAGGGGACATTACAGGTGCAACAGGATAGACTGTCCCGCGGGATACCACAGGGACACCGAGAGGAAGAA TCGGTGTTTGCGCAGCAACCGGTACTGTCAGACCGGTGATTTGGCCTGTCTGCGATCACCGTCTCACTACTCGTTCAACTTCATAACGTTCGTCAGCATGCTGCCGATACCTGAAACCGGCCAGTTGGAACTGTTCACGATGCGGGGCACCGGGCATTTCGACACCACCGTACAATTTCACATGGCGTTGATAGAGGTGAAGGCGCCGCCGGGCGTCCAGAGGGCCACCGAGAGTTGCTTCAAACTTAGGAGACCCTCGCATTCGCAGGCGGTGATCGTGTTGACCCAGAGTCTTCAGGGGCCTCAAGAGATCGAGCTGGACGTAAGCATGGAGATTTACAACAGTCAGTTGTTCGCAGGTAACGTGATTGCCAAGTTGTTCATTTTTGTGTCGGATTACGAGTTTTAA